From one Magnolia sinica isolate HGM2019 chromosome 18, MsV1, whole genome shotgun sequence genomic stretch:
- the LOC131233172 gene encoding uncharacterized protein LOC131233172, with protein sequence MIKERFKEYRSDLHQRYKRCRSLEEAVLTAPPHVTIDDWRILYERFSSESFQKRSKINSANRGKLEVNHIAGSKSFVQLRRDMRDSVTGQEPGPVDFYRETHCRQATGSWVHPTASENWAAMDAIRSQPTPDGTQRSEPEILSEVLGTRSGYVRGLGHGAKLMAPARVASS encoded by the exons ATGATCAAGGAGCGGTTTAAGGAATACCGCAGTGATTTACACCAGCGGTACAAGCGGTGCAGGAGCCTCGAGGAGGCCGTATTGACCGCACCGCCGCACGTGACCATTGACGATTGGCGGATACTCTATGAGAGATTTTCGTCTgagtcttttcag aagaggagcaaaataaattctgcgaACAGGGGAAAGTTGGAAGTGAACCACATAGccggttcaaagtcatttgtacaactTCGTCGCGACATG cgagattccgtcactggacaggagcccggaccagtagacttctacagaGAGACTCATTGTCggcaggcgacgggatcttgggtacatcctacagccagcgagaattgg GCGGCGATGGACGccatacgcagtcagcccactcccgatggtactcagcggagtgagccagagatcctgagcgaggtgcttggcacacgttctggatatgtgcgtgggcttggccatggtgccaagctcatggcacccgctagagttGCATCCAGCTGA